One genomic segment of Rhizobium gallicum bv. gallicum R602sp includes these proteins:
- a CDS encoding MsnO8 family LLM class oxidoreductase, with protein MTYLLSLLDKSPIEQGLTAVDALRATVKIAARAEELGYHRFWVAEHHNMSNLASSAPEALIAYLLARTSRIRVGSGGVMLQHYSAYKVAETFNLLASLAPGRVDLGVGKAPGGFPLATRALQLAVDPARKPDFASQLSDLNTYLAADPSYDGAQATPFPPRAPERFLLGASVESAELAAEKGWDLVFAGHLNGDPDNLRQTFEAYERASGGKRPLLALAAFAAESEDYARERVGDLHIVKVFLPNGQTVNVGSEEQAAEFARQAGVTDYRIEEKVPNVLHGTAKQIRKQLDELHHRYGVKEFVLDTPALSTADRLASIELLAAERLSLVA; from the coding sequence ATGACCTACCTCCTCAGCCTTCTCGACAAAAGCCCGATCGAACAGGGTCTCACCGCTGTAGATGCATTGCGGGCGACGGTGAAGATTGCCGCCCGGGCCGAGGAACTCGGTTATCACCGCTTCTGGGTCGCGGAACATCACAACATGTCCAACCTGGCGAGTTCAGCGCCGGAGGCGCTGATAGCATATCTTCTCGCTAGGACATCGAGAATACGGGTCGGCTCCGGCGGCGTCATGCTGCAGCACTACAGCGCCTACAAGGTCGCCGAAACCTTCAATCTTCTGGCATCGCTTGCCCCGGGACGCGTCGATCTCGGTGTCGGCAAGGCGCCGGGCGGATTTCCGCTCGCAACGCGCGCCCTGCAGCTTGCCGTCGATCCGGCGAGAAAGCCGGATTTTGCAAGCCAGCTTTCCGATCTCAACACCTATCTTGCCGCCGATCCCAGTTACGACGGTGCGCAGGCGACTCCTTTCCCGCCGAGGGCTCCAGAGCGCTTCTTGCTCGGCGCCAGCGTCGAAAGCGCCGAACTCGCGGCCGAGAAGGGCTGGGACCTTGTCTTCGCCGGCCACCTGAATGGCGATCCCGACAATCTGCGCCAGACCTTCGAAGCCTATGAACGGGCCTCGGGCGGCAAGCGCCCCCTGCTGGCTCTCGCAGCTTTCGCCGCCGAAAGCGAGGACTATGCCCGCGAGCGTGTCGGAGACTTGCACATCGTCAAGGTGTTCCTGCCGAACGGCCAGACCGTCAATGTCGGCAGCGAGGAGCAGGCGGCCGAATTCGCCCGGCAGGCCGGTGTCACGGATTACCGGATCGAGGAGAAGGTGCCGAACGTGCTGCACGGCACCGCAAAACAGATCCGCAAGCAACTGGACGAGCTCCACCACCGCTACGGCGTCAAGGAGTTCGTGCTCGACACGCCGGCGCTTTCAACCGCTGACCGCCTGGCCTCCATCGAGCTGCTCGCCGCCGAGCGCCTTTCCCTCGTCGCCTGA
- a CDS encoding LLM class flavin-dependent oxidoreductase yields the protein MAQKHVTFGIMLQGPGGHMNAWKHPSGPADASVNFDFFVTTARKAEAAGIAFAFVADGLYINEQSIPHFLNRFEPIAILSALAASTSKIGLVGTVSTSYSDPFTIARQFASIDLISSGRAGWNAVTSPLEGSGRNYNREHPEHELRYEIAEDYIDAIKGLWDSWDDDAFVRNRETGVFVDKAKMHRLNHKGRFFRIEGPLNIGRSKQGQPVVFQAGASDSGIRLAGKHADAVFTNGGPLEEAQAFYRQLKDSVIAHGRPAAEVGVYPGIGPIVGKTSEEAEAKYETIRNLVTIEEALLYLGRFFDHHDFSVYPLDEAFPDIGDIGRNNFRATTDRIKRTAREKGLTLRQVALDSATPRTAFIGTAEHIADEIIRWVDHGAADGFILGFPVIAEGFADIAEHVLPILTERGYFDPVLKGETLRDHLGLPFRESRYAAGADQLEQGRAVGA from the coding sequence ATGGCTCAAAAACACGTCACGTTCGGCATCATGCTGCAGGGTCCCGGCGGTCACATGAATGCCTGGAAGCATCCAAGCGGACCGGCCGATGCCAGCGTCAATTTCGACTTCTTCGTGACGACGGCGCGCAAGGCCGAGGCGGCGGGCATCGCTTTCGCCTTCGTCGCCGACGGGCTCTACATCAACGAGCAGTCGATCCCGCATTTCCTCAACCGGTTTGAGCCGATCGCCATTCTCTCGGCGCTGGCGGCCTCCACCTCGAAGATCGGCCTCGTCGGTACGGTTTCGACTTCCTACAGCGATCCCTTCACCATTGCCCGCCAGTTTGCCTCGATCGATCTCATCAGCAGCGGCAGGGCAGGGTGGAATGCGGTGACCTCGCCGCTCGAGGGGTCGGGACGCAATTACAATCGCGAGCATCCCGAGCACGAACTGCGCTACGAGATCGCCGAGGACTACATCGATGCGATCAAGGGCCTGTGGGATTCCTGGGACGACGACGCTTTCGTGCGCAATCGCGAGACCGGCGTTTTTGTCGACAAGGCGAAGATGCATCGCCTCAACCATAAGGGCCGTTTTTTCCGCATCGAGGGGCCGCTCAATATCGGCCGCTCAAAGCAGGGCCAGCCCGTCGTCTTCCAGGCGGGCGCTTCGGATTCCGGCATCAGGCTTGCCGGCAAGCATGCCGACGCCGTCTTCACCAATGGCGGGCCGTTGGAAGAGGCGCAAGCCTTCTACCGTCAGCTCAAGGATAGCGTCATTGCTCATGGACGGCCTGCGGCGGAAGTCGGCGTCTATCCGGGCATCGGCCCGATCGTGGGGAAGACGTCCGAGGAAGCGGAAGCCAAGTACGAGACGATCCGCAATCTCGTCACCATCGAGGAGGCGCTCCTCTATCTCGGCCGTTTCTTTGATCACCATGATTTCAGCGTCTACCCGCTCGATGAGGCGTTCCCTGACATTGGCGATATCGGCAGGAACAATTTCCGCGCCACCACCGACCGCATCAAAAGGACAGCGCGCGAGAAGGGGCTGACGCTTCGGCAGGTCGCGCTCGATTCCGCGACGCCGCGCACCGCCTTCATCGGCACGGCGGAGCATATTGCCGATGAGATCATCCGCTGGGTGGATCATGGCGCCGCCGACGGCTTCATTCTCGGCTTCCCCGTCATCGCCGAAGGCTTTGCGGATATCGCCGAGCACGTTCTGCCGATCCTGACCGAGCGCGGCTATTTCGATCCGGTCCTGAAGGGCGAGACGCTGCGCGACCATCTGGGCCTGCCCTTCAGGGAAAGCCGGTATGCGGCGGGCGCCGATCAGCTCGAGCAAGGAAGGGCTGTCGGCGCCTGA
- a CDS encoding M20 aminoacylase family protein, with protein sequence MDTIAQNPRSNDPVEKGIAAYLDEIIALRHDLHQYPELAFQELRTSKLVASRLSSWGYEVATGVAGTGIVATLRRGEGRKRIGIRADMDALPIEEATDLSYASSNPGVMHACGHDGHTAILLAAARYLAENGNFSGTLRLIFQPAEEIGAGARKMIAEGLFERFPVDAVFGLHNWPGVPTGQFGFVTGPAMASVDQAVIKIVGKGGHGAEPHRAVDPVLASASFITALQSVVSRNVDPQDMAVATVGSIHAGSASNVIPESVEMKLTMRAFSEEVRQLLQERIPALARAQAESFGAAADVNYRLGFPALVNHAKETAFARDVAYDALGPAAIERDFRPRTASEDFAFLLQANPGSYLFVGNGDSAPLHSAHYDFNDAIIAPAARYWVRLAETFLTDDNG encoded by the coding sequence ATGGACACCATTGCTCAGAACCCGCGCAGCAACGATCCAGTCGAAAAGGGCATCGCCGCGTATCTCGACGAGATCATCGCGCTTCGCCACGATCTGCACCAATATCCGGAGCTTGCCTTTCAGGAGCTCAGGACCAGCAAGCTCGTGGCATCCCGCCTTTCCTCCTGGGGCTATGAGGTGGCGACGGGCGTTGCCGGCACCGGCATCGTTGCCACCCTCAGACGTGGTGAGGGCAGGAAGCGGATCGGCATCCGGGCCGACATGGACGCGCTGCCGATCGAGGAGGCGACCGACCTTTCCTATGCCAGCAGCAATCCCGGCGTCATGCATGCCTGCGGCCATGACGGTCATACCGCGATCCTGCTGGCGGCCGCCCGCTATCTCGCCGAAAACGGCAATTTCAGCGGCACGCTCAGGCTGATCTTCCAGCCCGCCGAGGAGATCGGCGCCGGCGCCCGCAAGATGATTGCCGAAGGCCTGTTCGAACGGTTTCCCGTCGATGCGGTCTTCGGTTTGCACAACTGGCCGGGTGTACCGACGGGGCAATTCGGTTTCGTCACCGGCCCGGCCATGGCCTCGGTCGATCAGGCGGTGATCAAAATCGTCGGCAAGGGCGGCCACGGCGCCGAGCCGCACCGCGCCGTCGATCCGGTGCTGGCTTCCGCCTCCTTCATCACCGCGCTGCAAAGCGTCGTCTCGCGCAATGTCGATCCGCAGGATATGGCGGTCGCCACCGTTGGCTCGATCCATGCCGGCTCCGCCTCGAATGTCATACCCGAGAGCGTGGAAATGAAACTCACCATGCGGGCCTTCAGCGAGGAGGTTCGCCAGCTGCTGCAGGAGCGTATTCCAGCCCTTGCCCGTGCCCAGGCCGAAAGCTTCGGCGCGGCGGCGGATGTGAACTACCGGCTTGGCTTTCCGGCGCTGGTCAATCACGCCAAAGAGACGGCATTTGCCCGTGATGTCGCCTATGACGCACTCGGCCCCGCGGCTATCGAGAGGGATTTCCGGCCGAGAACCGCGAGCGAGGATTTTGCCTTCCTGCTGCAGGCCAATCCCGGCAGCTACCTTTTCGTCGGCAATGGCGACAGCGCCCCTCTCCACAGCGCCCACTACGATTTCAACGACGCGATCATCGCGCCGGCCGCCCGCTACTGGGTGCGGCTCGCCGAAACCTTCCTCACTGATGACAACGGGTGA
- a CDS encoding GNAT family N-acetyltransferase — protein sequence MSDTFLYTSPLDPRAKPLIDELIHEYDSRYGTYFNAEGAAAELNRYPPEAFAPPHGNFLLLIRNGETIGGGAFKHSDDRTAEFKRIWTRTDLRRQGLARKVLVELEAQAARQGYTRIYLTTGFRQPEAVGLYLNYGYTALFDTSVDPEIYKSLPFEKDITHLVPPVFGTEAAEPRLRVAGANL from the coding sequence ATGAGCGATACGTTTCTCTATACGAGCCCCCTCGATCCCCGCGCCAAGCCGCTGATCGATGAATTGATCCACGAATATGACAGCCGCTACGGCACCTATTTCAATGCCGAAGGCGCCGCAGCCGAATTGAACCGCTATCCCCCCGAAGCTTTCGCGCCGCCTCACGGCAATTTTCTCCTGTTGATCCGCAATGGCGAAACCATCGGCGGCGGCGCCTTCAAGCATTCCGACGATCGCACCGCCGAGTTCAAACGCATCTGGACACGCACGGACCTGCGCCGCCAGGGCCTTGCCCGCAAGGTGCTGGTGGAACTGGAGGCTCAGGCGGCCCGCCAGGGATACACCCGCATCTATCTGACGACCGGTTTCCGTCAGCCCGAGGCCGTCGGCCTCTATCTGAATTATGGCTATACCGCTCTCTTCGACACATCAGTTGATCCCGAGATCTACAAGAGCCTGCCTTTCGAGAAGGATATCACCCATCTCGTTCCACCGGTCTTCGGCACCGAGGCGGCCGAACCGCGCCTGCGCGTGGCCGGAGCAAATCTCTGA
- a CDS encoding amino acid ABC transporter permease/ATP-binding protein — protein sequence MALTTDFAGIEPGSRTAEPKQDYSRYRIVPARHPERLAGTIFAAVVIIAVLYSTFTNPRWGWSVFAEWFFAEPVLVGLGRTLLLTALAAISGSILGTALALARVSKSPLLSGLSWGYIWLLRSIPMIVLLLILNNLGYLYETIRIGIPFTDRVLFDYPTVQLLTPFAAAYLGLTLNQSAFFAEIVRGGILSVDHGQLEAAAALGLPRRRQAFRIVLPQAMRSILPTGFNELIGLAKSTSVVYVLALPELFYTVQVIYRRNLEVIPLLMVATVWYLIIMTVLSVAQHYIERYFSKGAVRNPTPLPFQAFFERFRRPLPVLETATDRIRKIGFHDATAMRPGGAVRIHGITKSFGSLKVLDDVELNLPAGSVTAILGPSGSGKSTLLRSINHLERVDEGFISVDGDFVGYSRKGDMLHELKEKDILKRRADIGMVFQSFNLFPHLTVLENLIEAPIEVRGVGREEAVLLAQELLARIGLSDKVNAYPRQLSGGQQQRVAIARALALRPKVLLFDEPTSALDPELVGEVLDVIKELARTGTTLVIVTHEIGFAREVADTVVFMESGSILEAGPPARIFTQAEHPRTREFLAKVL from the coding sequence ATGGCACTGACGACGGATTTCGCGGGCATTGAGCCAGGCAGCAGAACGGCAGAACCGAAGCAGGACTATTCCCGTTACCGCATCGTGCCGGCGCGCCATCCCGAGCGGCTCGCAGGCACGATATTCGCGGCCGTCGTCATCATTGCCGTGCTCTATTCCACCTTCACCAATCCGCGCTGGGGTTGGAGCGTCTTTGCCGAATGGTTCTTTGCCGAACCAGTGCTCGTCGGCCTCGGCAGGACATTGCTCCTGACTGCTCTTGCCGCCATATCGGGCTCCATCCTCGGAACAGCCCTGGCGCTTGCCCGCGTCTCCAAGTCGCCGCTGCTATCAGGCCTTTCCTGGGGTTATATCTGGCTGCTGCGCTCGATCCCTATGATCGTGCTGCTCCTGATATTGAACAATCTCGGCTATCTCTATGAAACGATCAGGATCGGCATCCCGTTCACCGATAGGGTCTTGTTCGATTACCCCACGGTGCAGCTGCTGACGCCCTTCGCCGCTGCCTACCTCGGCCTGACGCTCAACCAGTCGGCCTTCTTCGCCGAGATCGTCCGCGGCGGCATTCTGTCGGTGGATCATGGGCAGCTGGAGGCCGCAGCCGCACTCGGTCTGCCGCGCCGCCGCCAGGCCTTCCGCATCGTGCTGCCGCAGGCCATGCGCTCCATCCTGCCGACCGGTTTCAACGAGCTCATCGGATTGGCGAAAAGCACCTCCGTCGTCTATGTGCTGGCGCTGCCAGAGCTCTTCTATACGGTCCAGGTGATCTACCGCCGCAATCTCGAAGTCATTCCGCTGCTGATGGTCGCAACGGTCTGGTATCTGATCATCATGACGGTGCTGTCGGTCGCCCAGCACTATATCGAGCGCTATTTCTCCAAGGGCGCCGTGCGCAATCCGACACCGCTGCCCTTTCAGGCGTTTTTCGAGCGCTTCCGCCGGCCGCTCCCTGTGCTGGAGACGGCGACCGATAGAATCCGCAAAATCGGCTTCCATGATGCGACGGCTATGCGGCCAGGTGGTGCGGTGCGCATCCACGGCATCACGAAAAGTTTCGGCTCGCTGAAGGTACTCGACGATGTCGAGCTCAACCTGCCGGCCGGCAGCGTGACCGCCATTCTTGGCCCCTCCGGTTCGGGAAAGTCGACGCTGCTGCGGTCGATCAATCACCTGGAGCGTGTCGACGAAGGCTTCATCTCCGTCGACGGCGATTTCGTCGGCTATAGCAGGAAGGGCGACATGCTCCATGAGCTCAAGGAGAAGGATATCCTGAAACGCCGCGCCGATATCGGCATGGTCTTCCAGAGCTTCAATCTCTTCCCGCATCTGACCGTGCTCGAAAACCTCATCGAAGCTCCGATCGAGGTCCGTGGCGTCGGCCGCGAGGAAGCCGTGCTGCTGGCGCAGGAACTTCTTGCCCGTATCGGCCTTAGCGACAAGGTCAATGCCTACCCGCGCCAGCTCTCCGGCGGCCAGCAGCAGCGGGTCGCCATCGCTCGGGCGCTGGCGCTCCGCCCCAAGGTTCTGCTCTTTGACGAGCCGACTTCCGCACTCGATCCGGAACTCGTCGGCGAGGTCCTCGACGTCATCAAGGAACTGGCCCGCACCGGCACGACGCTCGTCATCGTCACCCATGAAATCGGTTTTGCCCGCGAAGTCGCCGACACCGTCGTCTTCATGGAGAGCGGCAGCATTCTGGAGGCCGGTCCGCCGGCCAGGATCTTCACGCAAGCGGAGCATCCTCGAACGCGCGAATTCCTTGCCAAGGTTCTCTAG
- a CDS encoding ABC transporter substrate-binding protein, translating to MAFTDRIRLLIAGAVTIGAIGFGSAQAQQKFDLSPEQPNRLRVEKNEKRIAEIKDFMFVENGVFTVGISSSGNLPLHDYASDSKTVIGYDVDLAQAIADSLGLKLNLVSVAWADWPLGLTSGKFDAVISNVTVTEERKEKFDFSTYRKDELGFYVRADNPITAIKEPKDIAGLKVITDAGTNQEKILLEWDRQNVAAGLKPIEVQYYDDDAVKDLAVQSGRADAVFSVNATQAYAAGINGKTKLVGTVSGGWPITAEIAVTTRKGSGLAAPLTDVVNDLIASGAYKKILDTWNLGPEAIDKAQTNPPGLPKSGS from the coding sequence ATGGCATTTACAGATAGAATAAGGCTTCTCATAGCGGGAGCCGTCACCATTGGCGCGATCGGTTTCGGTTCCGCTCAGGCGCAGCAGAAGTTCGATCTCAGCCCCGAACAGCCGAACCGGCTGCGGGTGGAAAAGAACGAGAAGCGTATCGCCGAAATCAAGGACTTCATGTTCGTCGAGAACGGTGTCTTCACCGTCGGCATCAGCTCCAGCGGTAATCTGCCGCTGCACGACTATGCCTCCGATTCCAAAACGGTCATCGGTTATGACGTCGATCTCGCCCAGGCGATTGCCGACAGTCTTGGCCTGAAGCTCAACCTCGTTTCCGTTGCCTGGGCCGATTGGCCGCTGGGGCTCACCTCCGGCAAGTTCGACGCGGTGATCTCGAATGTGACCGTCACGGAAGAACGCAAGGAGAAATTCGATTTCTCGACCTACCGCAAGGATGAGCTGGGCTTCTACGTCAGGGCCGACAATCCGATCACGGCGATCAAGGAGCCGAAAGATATTGCCGGCCTGAAGGTCATCACCGATGCCGGCACCAACCAGGAGAAGATCCTCCTGGAATGGGATCGGCAGAATGTCGCGGCCGGTCTCAAGCCGATCGAGGTGCAGTATTACGATGACGATGCGGTCAAGGATCTCGCCGTTCAGTCCGGCAGAGCCGATGCCGTCTTCAGCGTCAATGCCACGCAGGCCTATGCGGCGGGCATCAACGGCAAGACGAAGCTCGTCGGCACCGTCAGCGGCGGCTGGCCGATCACGGCCGAGATCGCAGTCACCACACGCAAGGGCAGCGGCCTGGCGGCGCCCTTGACCGATGTCGTCAACGACCTGATTGCCAGCGGTGCGTACAAGAAGATCCTCGACACCTGGAATCTCGGCCCCGAGGCGATCGACAAGGCCCAGACCAACCCGCCCGGCCTGCCGAAGAGCGGTTCGTAA
- a CDS encoding ABC transporter substrate-binding protein — protein sequence MATFLDIRTFFFAALTAALTGFGTVHAADDFDLSPQQPGRLHAARKDAAIAAIPKDFKFVTPGKFTIAVSPGGPPLATYATDAKTVVGADPDYAYAIADSLGLTLEIVPVAWIDWPLGLTSGKYDAVISNVGVTEQRKEKFDFSTYRQGLHGFFVKADSPITSIKEPKDAAGLRIIVGAGTNQERILVKWSDDDVAAGLKPIELQYYDDEAASLLALRSGRADVIVQPHAQLVFIAARDKNIKRVGTLSAGWPDRSDVAIATRKGSGLADALTVATNGLIKDGTYAGILDHWHLSEEALPVSETNPPGLPKY from the coding sequence GTGGCGACCTTTCTTGATATCCGCACCTTTTTCTTCGCGGCGCTGACGGCAGCCTTGACGGGCTTCGGGACGGTTCATGCGGCCGATGATTTCGACCTGAGCCCGCAGCAGCCGGGCAGGCTTCATGCAGCCAGGAAGGATGCGGCGATCGCTGCGATCCCTAAGGATTTCAAGTTCGTTACGCCAGGTAAATTCACCATCGCCGTCAGCCCCGGCGGCCCGCCGCTCGCGACCTATGCCACCGACGCCAAAACCGTGGTGGGCGCGGATCCCGATTATGCCTATGCCATCGCCGACAGCCTCGGCCTGACGCTGGAGATCGTCCCGGTCGCCTGGATCGACTGGCCGCTCGGCCTCACATCGGGCAAATATGATGCCGTCATCTCCAATGTCGGCGTTACCGAGCAGCGCAAGGAGAAGTTCGATTTTTCCACCTATCGTCAGGGCCTGCACGGTTTCTTCGTGAAAGCCGATAGTCCCATCACCTCGATCAAGGAGCCGAAGGACGCGGCGGGCCTGAGGATCATTGTCGGCGCCGGCACCAATCAGGAGCGTATCCTCGTAAAATGGAGCGACGACGACGTCGCCGCAGGCCTGAAGCCGATCGAACTGCAGTATTACGACGACGAGGCGGCGAGCCTTCTCGCGCTGCGTTCCGGTCGGGCCGATGTCATCGTCCAGCCGCACGCACAGCTCGTCTTCATTGCGGCACGCGACAAGAACATCAAGCGGGTGGGCACGCTGAGCGCCGGCTGGCCGGATCGATCGGACGTCGCGATCGCCACCCGCAAGGGAAGCGGACTCGCCGATGCGCTGACCGTTGCCACCAATGGTCTGATCAAGGACGGCACCTATGCGGGGATACTCGATCATTGGCATCTTTCCGAAGAAGCCTTGCCCGTATCCGAGACCAACCCGCCCGGGCTGCCGAAATATTGA